A single genomic interval of Natator depressus isolate rNatDep1 chromosome 16, rNatDep2.hap1, whole genome shotgun sequence harbors:
- the TLR4 gene encoding toll-like receptor 4 — MFGREALSFPTCFVLSLATLFLSQLMASSLNPCVEEITNVTYRCMELNLSGVPAEIPPSTQNLDLSFNPLESLTSNYFSAVPALRFLDLTRCRIQTIEDYAFEDLHNLLTLILTANPLWHLGPKAFYSLTSLQKLVAVEDNISSLADLPIGHLHTLQELNVAKNNVDSLKLPKYFSNLTFLRFLSLQSNKISSISTGDLDVLQGEKGLNLTLVLSINDIKCIQLGSFEGIHLHELSLRACFENTSVMKAGIQGLAGLQVNRLVLGEFRNIRRVGDFSSGLLDGLCQVQLQEFVFICFERFYNCTDTLFDCLVNTSIIRMVDIYLNQVSAVPTASRLHQLECKTCKFSEVPALKLSSFKELRVLRITKSKYLTGFLQTFVDLPNLEVLDLSENRLSFIQCCAFYLSGTPKLKHLNLSFNSKISVSGSWNVNELVSLDFQHSKLNGPGSFPVFLSLGKLIYLDISYTNTHVESQCAFCGLESLQVLKMAGNSFKGNNLGDSFMKLTQLLTLDVSSCNLIQVSLSAFSTLGKLQKLNISHNQLLTFDHLAYKPLQALTVLDFSSNQLTVLTEKALESLPSSLVHLDLSCNLFDCSCSHLSFVKWAKEHGELLWSTELMVCNSPEHLKNVSVLDFDLSSCQLSPVLMAIYVGPALAGALFLFLLYKYYFNLYYGLVLLSGCRRYADRDDTYDAFVIHSSKDTEWVRKELVETLEGGVPPFHLCLHYRDFTPGVPVASSIIHEGFLSSRKVIAVISDHFMESKWCSFELEIAQSWQFVEGRAGIILIVLEEVNKALLRRKLGLSLYLQRNTYLEWKDREISRHLFWRQLRTALLAGKTEPGIGGN; from the exons ATGTTCGGGAGAGAAGCTCTCTCCTTTCCAACCTGCTTTGTGCTGtctttggctacacttttcctgTCGCAGTTAATGGCCAGCAGCCTCAACCCCTGTGTGGAG GAGATCACCAACGTAACTTACAGATGCATGGAGTTGAACCTCTCTGGAGTTCCCGCTGAAATCCCACCTTCCACGCAGAACTTGGATCTGAGTTTCAACCCACTGGAGTCACTGACCTCAAATTATTTCTCAGCAGTCCCTGCACTGAGGTTTCTGGACCTCACTAG GTGTCGCATCCAGACAATTGAAGACTATGCTTTTGAGGATCTTCATAACTTGCTCACCTTGATTCTGACTGCAAATCCCCTCTGGCATCTGGGTCCAAAAGCCTTCTATAGTTTGACATCCCTGCAAAAGCTGGTAGCTGTGGAAGATAACATATCCTCACTAGCTGACCTGCCCATTGGACACTTACATACTCTGCAGGAACTGAATGTGGCCAAGAACAATGTCGACTCTTTGAAGCTCCCCAAATATTTCTCCAACTTGACTTTTCTCCGATTCCTGAGCCTTCAATCGAATAAGATCTCATCTATCTCCACAGGAGACCTGGATGTTTTGCAAGGAGAGAAGGGGCTCAACCTAACATTAGTGCTTTCTATCAATGATATAAAATGCATTCAGCTGGGCTCCTTTGAGGGGATTCATCTTCATGAGCTGTCTCTGAGGGCTTGTTTTGAGAACACCAGTGTTATGAAGGCTGGCATCCAAGGCCTTGCTGGCTTACAGGTCAACAGACTAGTTCTTGGAGAGTTCAGGAACATTCGGAGAGTGGGGGACTTTAGTAGTGGGCTCCTGGATGGACTGTGTCAGGTGCAGCTTCAGGAGTTTGTGTTCATTTGCTTCGAGAGGTTTTATAATTGCACAGACACTCTCTTTGACTGCCTGGTCAACACCTCCATTATTCGGATGGTGGATATCTACCTCAACCAGGTGTCAGCGGTCCCTACTGCCTCCAGACTACACCAGCTGGAATGCAAGACCTGCAAGTTTAGTGAGGTGCCTGCCCTGAAGCTGTCCTCCTTCAAAGAGCTGAGAGTGCTTCGGATCACCAAAAGCAAATACCTCACTGGCTTCCTGCAGACATTTGTGGATCTGCCTAACCTGGAGGTCCTGGATCTGAGTGAGAACCGGCTCAGCTTCATTCAATGCTGTGCCTTTTACCTGTCTGGGACCCCAAAGTTGAAGCACTTGAACCTGAGCTTCAACTCCAAAATCAGCGTGTCCGGAAGCTGGAATGTCAATGAGCTGGTGTCTCTGGACTTTCAGCACTCGAAGCTGAATGGTCCTGGCTCCTTTCCTGTCTTCCTCTCCCTTGGGAAACTCATCTACCTTGATATTTCCTACACCAACACTCATGTTGAGTCCCAGTGTGCGTTCTGTGGCTTAGAGTCCCTGCAAGTGCTCAAGATGGCCGGCAACTCCTTTAAGGGCAACAACCTGGGCGACAGCTTCATGAAACTGACCCAGCTGCTCACCCTGGATGTTTCCAGCTGTAATTTGATACAGGTGTCTCTGAGCGCATTTTCTACCCTTGGTAAATTGCAAAAGCTAAACATCAGCCACAACCAGCTGCTGACCTTTGACCACCTGGCCTACAAGCCTCTCCAGGCCCTCACTGTCCTGGACTTTAGCAGCAACCAGCTGACTGTCTTGACAGAAAAGGCTCTGGAGAGCCTGCCGAGCAGCTTGGTCCACCTGGACCTCTCTTGCAACCTGTTTGACTGCTCCTGCAGCCACCTGAGTTTCGTGAAGTGGGCCAAGGAGCACGGGGAGCTGCTGTGGAGCACCGAGCTGATGGTCTGCAACAGCCCCGAGCACCTGAAGAATGTGAGTGTGCTGGACTTTGACCTCTCCTCCTGCCAACTCAGTCCCGTTCTGATGGCCATCTATGTGGGCCCGGCCCTCGCTGGAGCTCTGTTCTTGTTCCTCCTTTATAAATACTACTTCAACCTGTACTACGGGCTGGTACTGCTCAGCGGATGCCGGCGGTATGCGGACAGGGATGACACCTACGACGCCTTTGTCATCCACTCCAGCAAGGACACTGAGTGGGTGAGAAAGGAGCTGGTCGAGACCTTGGAGGGGGGAGTGCCCCCCTTCCACCTCTGCCTCCACTACCGGGACTTCACGCCGGGGGTGCCCGTTGCTTCCAGCATCATCCACGAAGGGTTCCTGAGCAGCAGGAAAGTCATCGCGGTCATCTCCGACCACTTCATGGAGAGCAAGTGGTGCAGCTTTGAGCTTGAGATCGCCCAGTCCTGGCAGTTCGTGGAGGGCAGAGCTGGCATCATCCTGATTGTCCTGGAGGAAGTGAATAAGGCGCTGCTGAGGCGCAAGCTGGGGCTGTCCCTCTACCTGCAGAGGAACACCTACCTGGAGTGGAAGGACAGGGAAATAAGCAGGCACCTCTTCTGGAGGCAGCTGAGGACGGCCTTGCTAGCTGGCAAAACAGAACCAGGAATCGGGGGAAACTAA
- the LOC141999904 gene encoding CMP-N-acetylneuraminate-beta-galactosamide-alpha-2,3-sialyltransferase 4-like produces MNIEGLMCSKSQGRFIFVFLKKLWKVLRLLLSVVLSVQVFQYCRRMSPDVPFEKDINICRKRFAWRNPILGRFEPDWKPFLTSRELFWQDNTPARRQLNYLLQFHMLPFGLKSSVLHAFHTLQLLPQQGMPKSIECLRCRRCVVVGNSNSIRGRGFGAVIDSHNIVIRYRMLPGTNTQRGTDGLLLNNAPVKEHKEDVGEKTSIRLFFPESALPNPLDNNDNETLMVLVAFKSLDFIWVKEMLLKTRTKTVQGFWRQPPSEWKWNASHLRILHPYVTYEATYKLLQLEKRGKKYSTTGIIALNLALHICHEVNIIGFGYPDKRDNTTPVHYYDTEHLSQGVFVVHNISAEQAWLLKMMERGMISDLLRPSSWSWGP; encoded by the exons ATGAATATTGAGGGGCTCATGTGCTCCAAATCGCAGGGCAGATTCATCTTTGTCTTTCTCAAGAAGCTGTGGAAGGTGCTGAGGCTTCTCCTGAGTGTGG TGCTCAGTGTGCAAGTTTTCCAGTACTGCAGGAGGATGTCACCTGATGTTCCCTTTGA GAAGGACATCAACATTTGCAGGAAGCGCTTTGCATGGAGAAATCCCATTCTTGGCAG GTTTGAGCCTGACTGGAAGCCTTTCCTGACCAGCAGGGAGTTATTCTGGCAGGACAACACCCCTGCCAGGAGACAACTAAACTACCTTCTCCAGTTCCATATGCTTCCCTTTGGACTGAAGAGCTCGG TTCTCCATGCGTTCCACACATTACAGCTCCTCCCGCAGCAGGGGATGCCAAAGTCCATTGAGTG TCTTCGGTGCCGAAGGTGCGTCGTGGTCGGCAACAGTAACTCCATTCGTGGCCGAGGCTTCGGGGCAGTGATTGACTCACACAACATTGTCATCAGGTACCGGATGCTCCCTGGGACCAACACGCAGAGGGGAACCGATGGCTTGTT GTTAAACAATGCTCCAGTGAAAGAGCACAAGGAAGACGTGGGTGAGAAAACCAGCATCCGGCTCTTCTTCCCCGAGTCTGCTCTGCCCAACCCTCTGGATAACAATGACAATGAAACGCTGATGGTGCTCGTTGCATTCAAGAGCCTGGATTTTATCTGGGTGAAGGAAATGCTGCTGAAGACAAGGACTAAG ACTGTACAGGGGTTTTGGCGCCAGCCTCCCAGTGAATGGAAGTGGAATGCCTCTCACCTGCGGATTCTGCACCCTTACGTCACCTACGAAGCAACATACAAATTGCTTCAGCTGGAGAAGAGGGGCAAG AAATATTCCACCACCGGAATCATCGCTTTGAACTTAGCCCTCCATATCTGCCACGAGGTTAACATCATAGGATTTGGGTACCCTGACAAGCGTGACAATACCACGCCAGTACACTACTATGACACGGAGCATCTGAGCCAGGGCGTG TTTGTGGTGCACAACATCAGCGCGGAGCAGGCGTGGCTGCTGAAAATGATGGAGCGGGGGATGATTTCCGACTTGTTGCGCCCTTCCTCCTGGTCCTGGGGCCCCTGA